In Seonamhaeicola sp. S2-3, the genomic window GAGTAGATTTAGATAACCGACCACAACAGTTGGTGTGTTATGAACACGGAAAACCCGCCAAAACAAAGTTTGAGGTTGTTGCTGTAGAAAACGGAACAACCAGAATTCACTTTTATCCCATTACAGGTAGAACGCATCAGTTGCGTGTGCATGCTGCCCATAGTAATGGACTAAATATGCCTATTGTAGGTGACGATTTATACGGCACTAAAGCCAACCGTTTATATTTACATGCAGAACAACTGGAGTTTGAACATCCGGTTACTAAAAAACAACTTAAAATAGTTTGTAAAGCGCCTTTTTAGTTAAATTTTAGTACTACTATAATCGGTTTGTATTTGCTAAATTTGGTGTTTAAATTACACAACTAATCAATATGCAATTATGTTGTGTATTGTTTAAAAAAACACCTCAATTTTGCTGGTAATCAAATTAAAATAAGCACAAAATGATTGAAATGTGGGATAAAAGATATTCAAGTAGTAGTTATGCTTATGGAATAAATCCTAATGCGTTTTTTAAGGATACATTAAACAAATATCAGTTTAAGGGCAAAATATTATTACCTGCAGAAGGAGAAGGCAGAAATGCTGTATTTGCTGCAAAAAAAGGTCTTGATGTTACAGCGTTTGATATAAGTATTGAAGGTAAGAACAAGGCTTTAAAACTTGCAAAAAAACAAAATGTAGAAATAAAATATGACATTGGAAATTTATTTGACTTAGATATTGTTAATCAAAAATATGATGTAGCTGCTTTGATTTTTGCTCATTTTCCACCAGAAATTTCAACAAGTTATCATAGGAAAATTGCAGACTTAATAGTGGATGAGGGAATTATTATCCTTGAAGGATTTAGTAAAAATCATTTACCATTACGAAATAAAAATCCGAGATTAGGAGGCCCTAATAAAATTGAAATGCTCTTTTCAATAGAATCTATTAAAAATGATTTTCCAGAATTTGAAATTATTAAACTGGAAGAGGTTGCAGTAGAATTAAATGAAGGTGATTACCATAATGGGTTAAGTAAAGTGATACGATTTATTGGAAAAAAGACTAAAATTAAATAACAATTAATTGTGATTGTAATAGCCTATTATCAGTACTTTTTAACGTAATTCAAATAAAAAAACGCCCAAGAGCGTTTTTTATATTTAATTAAACCGTTGATTAGCAATAATATTTCTAAGTTTAGCTTTTAGGTCTCCGCCGGTGTCATATACCATTTGTTCGTTGGTAGGGAAGGGCATGCGTCTGTTATCAAGTAAAAGTAAGTCTTCTTTTTCTAGTGCACGTTTATCGCCACGGTATCTTGCATAAACGTTTTCAAATACATAACCACTATCAAAACTAAATTCGTCAATAAGTTGTTTTGTTTTTAAATCGGTATAAACAACATCGGCAATAATTTGAGTTTCTTTGGTTTGTATCACTTCATACATACGGGCTTTTACTTTAATAATGTTGTCAATTTTAATATCGTTACCCAAACTATCTTTTACAACATTTCCATTGACGTCTTTTTTGTATTTTAACCCATCAACAATTTCACGTTCTCTAATATATTCACGTTCCTTAACACGTTCTGGTGAAATGTTTATTTGTTTAAGTTGCAACTGCATTGAGAAATCATAAGTAATCTCTTTACTTGGGTTGGCGTGATATACCGTCCAAAACTGATTTAATCCGTAGGTATTAAAATTCAATAAATCATCTTCTAAACGCTGAGGAATTACTTGCTGGGTTTGGTTGTTTATTGATACTAAAACGTAGTGAGTGCCTCTGGCATGAGCCTCGTTTAATAAATGGCGAGTGGTTTCAAAATTAGGATTTATATCATCTAAATACTGCAAAGTATTATAAGCTTCTCTAATGGTGTATTTATCATCAGATTCTAATAAATTAATACCTTTTTCATATAAATAATCAGATAGTTTTGCTTTACTTTTAGCTATATCATCACTATAATCATTAAAATTAAATGTAACGTTTTTACCATTAACATACAGTGGTAAAATAGGTTTTATAGTTTCTTGTCTAGCATTTAAATCTAAATACAGCTCAAAAATATTTTTTAATAGTTCTGGGTTATTATCTTTTTTTAAATGCTTTATGGTGTTTAAATCGCGTTCTACAGATTTATGATATGCATCTTGAAGCATTACTACATATTCAGCTTTACGTTTTTTGTTTTTGTTAGTGCTTAACTTTTGTAGTGCAGTAGTAATGGCTTGGTCATAATTACCAGTATTTACGGCTTGTTCTACTTGCTTTTTAGCACTACAAGCAAATACCAATGTAATTATAGTAGAAAAAAGTAGTAGTTTTTTCATAGGTTAAAATTTTAGGTTATGGGGAGGGTGTTTCAATAGTAATGCCAAATTTATAAAAATTTGGCATTACGTTTATAAGTATATGTATAATGAGTGTTTTATTTTTTGTAAATTGGTAGTAATTTAGTAGATACTTCACCAAAACCAATTCGGGTACCATCATTTTCACAATAACCTCTCATTATTACGGTATCATGGTCATTAATAAACTTACGTTCAGTGCCATCTTTCATTTTTAGAGGTTTTTCACCTTTCCAAGTTAACTCTAACATAGAGCCGTAGCTATCTTCGGTAGGACCAGAAATGGTACCACTTCCCATTAAATCGCCAGAATTTACAGGACAGCCATTAATGGTATGATGCGCTAATTGTTGCGATATGTTCCAATACATATATTTAAAATTAGACTTGCTAACTACGGTTTCTTTAGCACCCTTAGGTTGAATAGAAACTTCTAAATTAATATCGAAACTTTTTGCGCCTTTGCTTTGTAGATAAGGCAATTGTTTTTTTAAAGGTTTAGGCCCCTCAACACGGTAAGGTTCTAAAGCGTCTAATGTTACAATCCATGGAGAAATAGAGGTAGCAAAGTTTTTAGCTAAAAACGGTCCTAATGGTACATATTCCCACTTTTGAATATCGCGAGCACTCCAATCGTTTAGTAATACTAATCCAAAAATATATTCTTCAGCTTCATCTATAGGAATGGGTTCCCCTAAATCATTAGCATCTGTAGTAATGAAACCCATTTCAAGTTCAAAATCTACTAATTTACTGGGGCCAAAAACAGGTTCTTTAGCACCATTTGGTAGTGTTTGTCCTTGTGGTCTATGTACCGGAATACCTGATGGGATTATAGATGAGCTTCTACCATGATACCCAACAGGAATGTGTAGCCAATTAGGTAATAAGGCGTTATCTGGATCTCTAAACATGGTACCTACGTTAGTGGCATGTTCCATACTAGAATAAAAATCGGTATAATCCCCAATTTCAACAGGTAATTGCATTTCTATTTCATCTAAACGAAATAATACAATTTCCTTGTGTTTTAAATTATTTTTAAGCGTATCATTATCAGCATCAAAAATTTCGGCAATACGGTTTCTTACGGCACGCCATGTTTTTCTTCCGTCAGCAATAAAATCGTTCAACGTGTCTTGAAGAAAAATATCATCGGTTAAAGGAATACCATCAAAGTAGCCTAATTGGTGTAAAGCACCTAAATCTATGGCAGTATCACCAATACGTGTACCAATGGTAATAATATCATCTCTGGTTAAAAATACACCAAAAGGAATATTCTGAATGGGAAAATCTGAATGCTTATCTACGTGTAACCACGATTTTCTATCTGGATTGTTAGCTGATAACGGCATAACGTTTTTCTTATTTTATGATTATTGATTTCTTTTCAAACCTACATAATTTTTTTGATTTTAATATAAAAATTACCTTAAAACCAATAAAATTTAAAAATTGTTGAAATGGTTAATAAAACCGTTTAAAACTTATTTGTAATTATACATTTTTTGGTGCTAAAAACTATTCTATTTCCTATTTTTGCCGCATAATTAACCATAATTTAATTTTATGCAACGCGACGAACAAATTTTTGAACTTATTGAAGCTGAAAAAGAGCGTCAATTACACGGTATAGAACTAATAGCATCAGAAAACTTTGTGAGCAACCAAGTAATGGAAGCAGCAGGTTCTGTTTTAACTAACAAATATGCCGAAGGGTACCCAGGAAAACGTTACTACGGTGGTTGCGAAGTTGTAGATGAAGTAGAGCAAATAGCTATAGATAGAGCTAAAGAATTGTTTGGAGCGGCATACGTAAATGTACAACCACACTCTGGTAGTCAGGCAAATACAGCTGTTTTTGCAGCTTGTTTAAAACCAGGTGATAAATTTTTAGGATTCGATTTATCTCACGGTGGGCATTTAACACACGGTTCTCCAGTTAACTTTTCAGGTAAATTATACAGTCCGGTATTTTACGGAGTAGAGCAGGAAACAGGTGTTTTAAATTATGATAAAATACAAGAAATAGCAACCAAAGAACAACCAAAATTAATTATTGCGGGAGCTTCAGCTTATTCTCGTGATATTGATTTTAAACGTTTTAGAGAAATTGCCGATAGCGTAGGCGCTATATTAATGGCAGATGTATCACACCCTGCAGGATTAATTGCAAAAGGTATTTTAAATGATCCTATTCCACACTGTCATATTGTAACCACAACAACTCATAAAACTTTACGCGGACCAAGAGGCGGTATGATTATGATGGGTGAAGATTTTGATAATCCATTTGGTTTAAAATTAAAAAACGGAAAACTACGTAAAATGTCGTCTTTATTAAACTCTGCTGTTTTTCCTGGTAACCAAGGAGGGCCATTAGAGCATATTATAGCAGCCAAAGCCATTGCATTTGGAGAAGCCTTAACAGATGAGTTTTTACATTACCAATTACAAGTTAAAAAGAATGCTGCTGCGTTAGCACAAGCTTTAGTAAATAAAGATTATAACATTATTTCTGGCGGAACAGATAACCACTGTATGTTAATAGATTTACGTAATAAAGACGTATCTGGTAAAGAAGCCGAAGAAGCTTTAGTAAAAGCAGATATTACCGTAAACAAAAACATGGTACCGTTTGATGATAAATCGCCATTTGTAACCTCTGGTATCCGTTTAGGAGTAGCTGCCGTTACTACGCGTGGTTTAAAGGAAGCAGATATGGTTACTATTGCAGATTTAATTGATGAGGTTGTTACAAACCACCAAAACGAAGCTGTTTTAGAAACTATAAAAGACAAAGTAAATGCTATGATGGCAGATAAACCATTATTTGTAGCATAAATTTAAACTTAAGATATGCTGAATTTATTTTTAGCATTTCAATATAACATCAAGCCTGAAATTTATTTTCAGGCTTTTTTGTTTTTGGGCGTTACCCTATCGGGTCGGGCTTTCCGCGTTACACGGTAACTTGCTGCAATCCCTAACGCACTTATTTGCAAACTTGTTTTTAAACTCTTAAGGTAGGTTTTGTTTTGAAGTTGTGGTTATAAATTGTTGTACCTAGTTATTTTTTCCAATAATAGATCGACATTTAGCTTCAATAATTTCCATCGCTTTTTGTAATTCTTTTTCAATTTTATCGTCACCTCGTATTTGGGCATATAAATCTGATCTGCTTTCTTTTAATATATCCCTGATTAGTTTTTTATCCTCTCCATATTGCCCGAGTTTAACCATCGCAATTTGGTCTGATGCGAAAAATATTTTATTCATTGTTTGTCTAAACTTGTCGAAATGTTCTTCAAATTCTTTACCGTGAAGAGCTATGAATCTATATTTTAAAGTATGTAACTTTTCTAAAGGTTTTTTATTTCTTTCAAATCTTTCTCTCGCGACATATGCCTGATTGTAAATCTCAGTTTCTTGAGGTGTTTCATTTTCGTTTTTAGGTCTTGAAGAACCTTCGTTACCAAATCCAATTGGACTTCTAATAACTTTTATAGCGTGATGAGATTCGTATAAGCTAGCCAAAACTTCTTCAGCTAATTCATATTGCCTTTTCCATTTTGTTTCTCTGCGCCAACTGTTTATTCCCCAAATAGCAACAACAGAAGCAATAATGACTCCAGTACTTTTAATTAGTTCAAGAATTTCATTCATTTCAATGCATATTTTGGTTTTATTAAGCATAACATTAAGGATATAAATCAGTTTCAATACTGAAACAAGTTCAGTACAAGTGATTTATATCTGTTGATAAACTAAAATAGAATTTTCTTACTAAAGTAAATATGTGTTTGTACCTAACTTATAAACAAGTTTTAAACTAAATAAATTATATGTAGTTCTTGTTTAAGTATTTTTAGTAGAAAAATTAATCTTCTTCAGGAAAAGCAATCTTAAAAATTATTATTAACAAAGCTTTACTACTTCACAATTATTGTTTCTGTTTACAACATTAAAAACTGTAAGTTGGTTATTGTAGCAATCTAAATATTTCAAATTTGTATTGTTGCTAAGATCTTATGAAGAGAGTTGGTTATAAGAATAAACTAACTTCGTTAAATTTATAAAATATTCTATATCAATTAGTTGTGCTGTTTATAGATTGTTAAAAATAATTAATTTAAACCTATGCATCACAGACTTGAATTTCATCATCAGCGTTGGGGTTAATAGTGGGTTCTACTACTAAATAGTTTTTAAAATTAGTATCGGGTATGTTTACGTTTTGGGCTTTTAAGCTATAAAATGTGTAACATAATGGTATCATCATTACGAGGAGCGCAGCGACGAAGTAATCTCCCTACCATACGTCACTGCGAGGAACACAGCGACGAAGCAGTCTCTTCATTTATCAGCAAGAGATTGCTTCACTACAGCTTGTCTTGAGCCCTGTCGAAAGGTTAGCAATGACCCAGCCGTCACGTCGAGTTCTCGATACAATTTGCTCCTGCGTCGCAAATCGTCATGTTGAGTGTTTTTGCTACACGGTAGCAGTAGCAAAAATGTATCGAAACGCGAACTGACGGTATAGGTTTTATTCACTCGAACTGGCGGGTACAGGATTTATTAATAGAGTATAGGAATGTTATTAACTAGCTCTTGCTCGTCATGTCGAGTAGATTATTCTGCTTAACTAAAAAGAGCAGAATAATCGTATCGAGACGCGTCACTGCGAGGAGGCACGACGACGCAGTCTCAAGAATGTGTAGCCTTAATAATGTAGAGATTGCTTCAGCTTAATAGCCATATCCTATAATTTATATGGAGCCTATTTTCTAAAAAAATACACTCCAATTTGGAGTATAAAACCATAAAAGAATTTGAAATAGAAATGTTTAATGAAAAGGTAGTTGTGCATGGCTCTTAACTAAACATCCATTTTTTGTTGTAAGTCCGCACAGGGTTTTCATTATAACATACACCTTATTTCGCCAATGGCAATGCTTACAGCTAACAGTTTTTTACCGTCCACCACAGCATCACCCGTTAACGTGGCACCATAGCTGTCAGTTTGAATATGCACATTTTCAAGCATGAAAGCTTTGAGACCAATATCGGGAAAACGCCAGGTAATTTTCACTTGGTTGGGGTCAAAATCACCATTAGATTTTGGGCGTAGGATGATTTCAAAATTATTGCCTCTTGCTCCAGAAAAATCGTGACCAGAGCGCAACAATAATAAATTGCTTCTAAGATAATTGCTTTCCTGCTTTACCAGGGCTGTGGCATAGCCCAACTCGGGCCCACTTTTAAAATTACTGTTTAGAGGCTTTTCTATAAAATTTACCGTAACGGCCATTTCATAGCAATTCTTTTTTTTGCTGATGTTATTTTTTACCGCAGCTAAAGTAAATGTTTTCTCCTTTATGGTTAGACGCTTGACAGGAGTTTTCTGGTTGGGCAAAATCTGTGATTGCGCCATAACAGGCAATAACATTAACGCAAGAAGCAAGAAGAAAATACGCATTATTAAAGGTTTTTATGAAGTTTCTATCCTTCAATCTCATCAATTTGAACGGATGTTATCTTAAAATCCTCTGGGTTGATAGCGCCGTTGCGTTCGTAGGGACTTAATGCAATAACATATTGACCATTAGAATCAGCTCTAAATATATAATTGATAGTAGAGTTAGAACTGCTAACACTTGATGTCTGATTCTCAATAGTAATTTTACCAGAGCCTCTAACGTCTTTAAGTTCTATTTTAACCCTGTATTCTTTTCCTGCTCTGGCATTGAACATTATAAATCCGCTGTAAGTATAATATTCATTTCGTGAGTAAGCATTACTGGTTTGGCCACTAAGTCTTGGGCTAACCGTAAAGGCTTCTATTGAATAACTGCCGAAAAAACCAAAGCTTAAACCATTATCGTATGGTTTTTTTGGTGTGATGCGGTATGTTTTTCTGCTTGGAAGCGTTAAAAGTTCTTTGCTGACTTTTAGAGGTGTAGCGTTTGATAAGTCTAATTTAGATGATTGTAGTTTTTTAAGATCAGCTTTCTTAAGCGTTGGTATTTTGCTTTTTACGTTGACCTTGGTCGAGATATTCGTCGGTTTTTCAATCTTAGTTTTTTGGGGCACAAACTGCGCCTGTCCTAAAAAAGGGCTCAAACATAATGCCAGTATGAGAATTTTGCTTAGTGTTTTCATGATGTTTTATTTTTTGTTGAGACAGAAAATTTTCTGTTTTATGTTTATTTTGAAAAAGATGTTAGCACTGTTGTGTTTTGCAGTTTTCTATTGCTGTTGTAATCTTCGTATTTTACCATGCCCACACCTTCGGCTAACCAGGTTTTTTGGCTGCTGTTAAAGTTGGCCACCATCATTTTACCGCTGCTCGTTTGGGTTATAACAACACATTCAAAAGTACCGGCAGGCGTGGTTATGGTTTCAGTGCCCACTACTTTGCGGTTGGTGATATGGGTGGTCATGTTCATGTTCATGCCCCCCATGTTCATTTTGATATTAATGTTGGCATCGGGCAGGATTTGTCCTGCCGTAAGTGTATTGGGAAGTTCTACATTGGTGCCAGTGATTTCGGTTTCCAAGTTGTCAAATTGTTTCATCATATCGGCGTTCATGAGTGATTTAAAGTCCATGGTTACCGTGCTGCCGTTACAGCTCATGTCAAACGCACTATCTAAAACCAGTTTTCCTTTTTTATCGAACAATTCTGAATGGATGGTGGCAGTTGTTGTACCTCCAGAATTACTCACGTTGTTTACAGTATATTTCATGGTACCATCTGTTTTTCCTTTCTTGTTGCGCATTTCATATTCTGAAATGTGACCTTCATTAAACGGATAATACTTGCTGCAGTTTGAACTGTTGTTTTGTGCATTGCCCTTGCATCCAATAAGGACAAAAAAAACGAGAACAATGTTTATAATATGTGCTTTCATAATTATTGTGGTTTTGTGAATTAACATTAACTAGGTAAGACCAAAATCTCTACCCGTCGGTTTTTTTGCCGGTTTTCGTCTGTATCATTGGGGACTACAGGCTGACTTTCACCATAACCTTTACTTTCCCATTTAAAATTGTTAACCTTGTCTTTTATTAATGTTTTTAATAATTGCTGAACGCTTTCGGCACGTTTTTGAGATAGGGTTTTGTTTGCAGCATTATTGCCTACATTGTCGGTATGACCTTCTACTACAATGGTGCCTTTGCCTATCTCTTCAATTTTTGGGATTAATTCGGTAAGTGCCGCCTCAGCCTCAGGTTTGAGTTCATATTTACCAAATTCAAAGAGCACCGCGGCATCAAGATTGAGCCGGATGGCACCACCAATGGCCGCTATGGCATCTACATCGGCACCGGGAACACCGCTTTTGGTATTCAAGTCGGTTAAACGGACATAAGTGAAGGTTTCGCCTTTGTTAACAAAATCGGCTATATCTACCATAGCTGTACCGCCTTCTATTTTACCTACTTTAATCCATTGGCTTCCGTCTTTAGATAATTCGAGAATAGTGGGTTCAATTTTACCCATTTCAAACACATATAAGTCAGGACCGTTGACATCGGTTATGGCGTTGTTAGTAAATTGTAGTGTGAGGACACCTTCTAATCCTATGTTACATACCTTGGGGTCTCCACCTGTAAAGTCTATGTTTGGCATGTTGGGCTCTCCAAGTGAACCTTTTGGGTGCAGCCCTCCATTTCCGGGGTCAAATTCAACTACCTCATCGGCAAAAGACAGCTTACCTAATGGCAGGTAGATGTATTGATTACGGGAATCTACATAGGTGTTGCCCACTTCATCATTTTTTTCGGCATGCCATCCAGGATTAAGTTTGTAAAATGCTTCCCTTGCCCGAGCTGAATACCTTATAAACTGTTTAGCTTTTAATTCCTGTTTTGTTTTTCGCTTTTTAATGAGCGATTTAAACTGATTGGATGTGCTGGGGTTGTTTAAAGCCTCTTCTACGGCATTCTTATAAATAGGATTTAAGAGTTTTTTTGCCTGTTTTTCGTGCTTGATTTTCGTTTGCTTTTCAATCCTTTTTAAGAGTTTTATTTCTTCGGGCTTTACGCCATAATGTTTAGCCAACATCTGCTCAGCCTCTTCAGGCGTAGCATGTTTTATTTTCTCGTACAATGACCGGCCTTTGGAAGTGGCATAATAAGTAAAGGAAGTTCCAACAAGGCTTTCTTCTATAAAGGTACCTTCAAATGGGTTTTTGTTTTTTTCTTTACCAGCATTACTGCCGCTTGTTGGTAATACGGCCAATAATTGGCTAAGTTCTTCTTTGTCTAGTTCTTTTAACTGTTCTGCAAGCTTTGAAAAATCTATATCAACAGTTGCTTCGTTCACTACAAAGCCACCACTGCTTTCCAGTTCAGGGTACTGTTGCAGCATTTTTTCCAAGGTATTGAGATTGCTCTGCGTGAGGGTGTTTTTTTCAACGGAATGTTTGCCTAATATTTGGTATGCTATCTCCGAAGCATCTCCGTTGCCCAACAATGCATTTAGGGTTTCAACATTTTTAGCATCATTTGTGTCAACACCCAATAGATCCAGCATCTTTTGTACCTGTTCACCATCGTTCGATATTTTTATATCTTCTTTTTTATTGTTATCAGAAGCTATTACATCTATGGTTTGATTAGCTGCTTTATCTTTATCCGACTTACAGGCAAAGAAGCAAATCAAGATAAACAGTATTGCTATATATGTTGTTTTTTTCATAATTCTACCCGTTTCATTTCTTTGCTGCAAGCATCAGATTGATTGTCTGCATAAATGTTGTTTTCAATGGAGACAATTACTTTTTTCCAAGTTTCTTTACCTGAGAGGTTTTGCCATTTAACGGTTCCAATGTAATTGCCCACACTTTGCTCTTTAAGCCGATAGCCCACTTCGTTTAAGGTGAACTTGTATTTTTCGAGCCCGCCCAGTTTGGTATAACGTCCTATTACTTTATCGTCTTCTTTGGTGAAAGTAATTACGCGTCCGTCGCAACCTTCCCAAGATCCCATAATGTCCTGGTCAATAGTAGGTGAAGAAATCATCGATCCGGTAGAGGAGGTTTTACAAGCAGTAAAAAGGGCAAGCAATAAGATGTATGTTATTGTTTTCATTTTAGTCTGTTCGTTTGTATTTATCCCGCATAAATTCAAAATACATATAGCCAAAGCGGTCGTACCAATCGTCTGTACCGTAGCGGGCTTCGCATTTACTTAATTCTACCAAATTGTTGTAAAGGCTTTGCACTAATTGATTGTATTTATTGTCATAAGCCTGCTGCAGTTCTATAACAGATTTTTCAATGTTCCTTTTTTGTGTTTGCCAAGCCATACCAGATACCCCATGGTAACCCGAAACGTTATCACCAAAAGCAATGGCAGCTTCAGAAAAATCTTTGGTACACCGATAAATAGTGGCAAGTTGTGTAAAGAGATAACGTGTTTCGTTAAAGTTCTTTCGAGCCTCTTTAAAACAATCGGCACAACTCTCATTGGTATCCCAACCCGCATCTGTTACTGGAATATCACAAAAAGACGGAATACGTGGTTCGCCAGGTAAAGGAGCTGTTTTCATGCAATCGGTCAGGTTTTCGTATTGATCATTAAAATCCTTGAATTTATCAAAGGTCTCTTTAAACTTGTCAAACTTATCATTATATCCTTTGTAGTCTTCCATCAACTCTTGTACATCGTCCATATAAGAATCAAACTCTCTGGGTATATAAAACCTGTCTGTCCCTGAATTCTGAGCCTGTAAAGCAAATGAAGTTGACACCAATAAAAGAATGACAGAAGCCGATTTTTTACCCACAAGCTTACCTATTAGCAGACCAATTATCAATAGAACTACACCCAATAAAATGTAGAGCCATATATTACTGCCGCTATGGTCTCCTCCAGAAGAAGTGTTTGTTGAAGCTCGACCTTCTTTCATTTCTTTTTTACTGATTTTTGTAAATGGATTGCCTAGGTAATTTTTTTGTTCAGGGTTGGCATGTACCGCTATGGTAAATTTTACTTCTTCAGATGTAGGTGAAATCACCTTAATCCCAAATTTGTTGAATGTCTTGACCTTAAAGTTGATAATGCCGTTTTTGGCTTTTGCTGTTGATTGTTTTTTGACTACATCTCCCCAGCTGTTGTTGGCCAATTCAACTTCTAGGGGTTTAGATTTAT contains:
- a CDS encoding bifunctional 2-polyprenyl-6-hydroxyphenol methylase/3-demethylubiquinol 3-O-methyltransferase UbiG, with amino-acid sequence MIEMWDKRYSSSSYAYGINPNAFFKDTLNKYQFKGKILLPAEGEGRNAVFAAKKGLDVTAFDISIEGKNKALKLAKKQNVEIKYDIGNLFDLDIVNQKYDVAALIFAHFPPEISTSYHRKIADLIVDEGIIILEGFSKNHLPLRNKNPRLGGPNKIEMLFSIESIKNDFPEFEIIKLEEVAVELNEGDYHNGLSKVIRFIGKKTKIK
- the glyA gene encoding serine hydroxymethyltransferase → MQRDEQIFELIEAEKERQLHGIELIASENFVSNQVMEAAGSVLTNKYAEGYPGKRYYGGCEVVDEVEQIAIDRAKELFGAAYVNVQPHSGSQANTAVFAACLKPGDKFLGFDLSHGGHLTHGSPVNFSGKLYSPVFYGVEQETGVLNYDKIQEIATKEQPKLIIAGASAYSRDIDFKRFREIADSVGAILMADVSHPAGLIAKGILNDPIPHCHIVTTTTHKTLRGPRGGMIMMGEDFDNPFGLKLKNGKLRKMSSLLNSAVFPGNQGGPLEHIIAAKAIAFGEALTDEFLHYQLQVKKNAAALAQALVNKDYNIISGGTDNHCMLIDLRNKDVSGKEAEEALVKADITVNKNMVPFDDKSPFVTSGIRLGVAAVTTRGLKEADMVTIADLIDEVVTNHQNEAVLETIKDKVNAMMADKPLFVA
- a CDS encoding OmpA family protein, producing the protein MICFFACKSDKDKAANQTIDVIASDNNKKEDIKISNDGEQVQKMLDLLGVDTNDAKNVETLNALLGNGDASEIAYQILGKHSVEKNTLTQSNLNTLEKMLQQYPELESSGGFVVNEATVDIDFSKLAEQLKELDKEELSQLLAVLPTSGSNAGKEKNKNPFEGTFIEESLVGTSFTYYATSKGRSLYEKIKHATPEEAEQMLAKHYGVKPEEIKLLKRIEKQTKIKHEKQAKKLLNPIYKNAVEEALNNPSTSNQFKSLIKKRKTKQELKAKQFIRYSARAREAFYKLNPGWHAEKNDEVGNTYVDSRNQYIYLPLGKLSFADEVVEFDPGNGGLHPKGSLGEPNMPNIDFTGGDPKVCNIGLEGVLTLQFTNNAITDVNGPDLYVFEMGKIEPTILELSKDGSQWIKVGKIEGGTAMVDIADFVNKGETFTYVRLTDLNTKSGVPGADVDAIAAIGGAIRLNLDAAVLFEFGKYELKPEAEAALTELIPKIEEIGKGTIVVEGHTDNVGNNAANKTLSQKRAESVQQLLKTLIKDKVNNFKWESKGYGESQPVVPNDTDENRQKNRRVEILVLPS
- the fahA gene encoding fumarylacetoacetase — its product is MPLSANNPDRKSWLHVDKHSDFPIQNIPFGVFLTRDDIITIGTRIGDTAIDLGALHQLGYFDGIPLTDDIFLQDTLNDFIADGRKTWRAVRNRIAEIFDADNDTLKNNLKHKEIVLFRLDEIEMQLPVEIGDYTDFYSSMEHATNVGTMFRDPDNALLPNWLHIPVGYHGRSSSIIPSGIPVHRPQGQTLPNGAKEPVFGPSKLVDFELEMGFITTDANDLGEPIPIDEAEEYIFGLVLLNDWSARDIQKWEYVPLGPFLAKNFATSISPWIVTLDALEPYRVEGPKPLKKQLPYLQSKGAKSFDINLEVSIQPKGAKETVVSKSNFKYMYWNISQQLAHHTINGCPVNSGDLMGSGTISGPTEDSYGSMLELTWKGEKPLKMKDGTERKFINDHDTVIMRGYCENDGTRIGFGEVSTKLLPIYKK